In the genome of Sphingomonas sp. LR60, the window TCGATTTCGCTAGGGAGCCGGATGCATCCGGGGCCGTCGGGCGTAATCCCGCGGGGATTGGCGTGCGACGCCGTTGGTCAAAACTGGTCTATATCGATCAGGCTCTGAACAACTGGCACCTCATGCAGAATTGGTCGTTCTTTGCGCCCATGTCGGCCAAAACGATCGACTGGTATCATTGTGATATTCGCCCCGCCTCCGATGCGGAAGTAGCTGCCCGCAAAGCGATCGACGTCACAATCCCCGCCGTCGCGGCTCGCGTGAAGGCGTCTGAGGATACGCTCGCGGATTTGCCGAACCGGTACTCCGCCGCGTCTCGCACCGCCGCCCTCGAGGCGCAGGTCAACTTCGCGACCGATAGCGGCCTAAAGCGGTCGCTCGAAGCGACTGTCGAGAGCCGGGCAACGGCGATCGCCGACTCCAAGGCGGGGGCGGTTGCGCAGACGGTCGAAACCGTCCGCTCGAACCTCGACGGCCGCGTGGGACAGGTCGAAGTACAGGTCGGAGCAATTTCCGGCATTGATCAGCGGACGTCGGTCTACTGGCGCGTGGTGGGCACAACGCCAGACGGGCAGTTCATGCTCAGCCTGTCGAAATCGGACGGCACCTCGCCCCTGTTCTACGTCGGCGCAAACATGCGGATCGCGGGAGATCTCATCGTCGATGGTGCTGTTACGCTTCTCAAGCTGAACCGCGGCACGATGACCGCTACGACCGAAGCAAGCCGCACAGGGCCTTTTCAGGCACCATTCGGCCCCAACGTTGCTCCGGTCGACGGAGTGACGGGCGACATGCCGATTGGTGAAGGGGGATCGCTCTACTTCACCGTCAACGCAACTCAGATTGGTTCGACCAACGGCGCGGTCACGGCGGCTTACCCATCCGTGCAGCTGCTCGACACCAACAACAACGTGCTGGGCGATTACAGGCTTCCCTTCGCTGACAGCCGCACCGGCGGCCTCGCAAATTACGTCGTGCGTGCAATCAACCTCTGGGGGGCGCGCGTCATCCGCTGGCGCATCGTCAACCGCGGCGCTGACGGTGCGGCAACGAACATGAACAACCCGGCGGTCTCGCTCTACTGGACCGCGCTCTGAGGTGCCTTCCATGGAATATTGGATCTTCTTCGACCTCGCTTCCGGTGCCGAGCTGTGGCGCGGGAGTGGCTCTGCGGGCACCGCTGCGCTCCAGCAGGTGCCCGAAGGCGCAGGAATGGCCGTTGTCCCGCAAGCGGTGATTAGCGGCCCAACAGTCAACCTCCCGTTGTTGCGCGCGGCGGTCTGGTCGGACATCGACACCGCCGCTGAGCGGGTGCGTTGCCTTTTCCTGACCCCGGGTGCTGGCCAGGCGATGACCTATACCCGCAAGGAGAGCGAGGCGCGCGCCTGGGTGGCCGACAATGGCGCCGCGACCCCGTTCCTTGTCGCCGAAGCGACGGCCCGGGGCATGTCCGTTGCGGAGCTTGCCGCCGAGGTGATCGCCCAGGCCGACGCCTGGGTGACGATCGGCGCGGCGATCGAGGCGAGGCGCATGGCGGCCAAGGGCAACGTTGCCGCGGCCGACACCATCGGCGGCATTATCACCGCACAGGCCATCGATTGGAGCGCGATCGGTGCTGCGGCGAGCGCTTGAGGTCGCCCGGCAGCTGCTGGTCTCGATCGACCAGCTCGCGCAGGTCCTCGTCGTCGGGCTGTTCTACATCGCGGGCCTGACTGCCACCTGCCCTTCGGCTGACGAGACGGTCAGCAGCTACGTCGGCCGCGGCCAGCTCCGCGGCGCACGGTGGGCGCGGATCCTCGCGCCTGTGATCGATCGCCTGTTCATCCTCCTCGGCGAAGAGCCCGGCCACTGCCGGCGCAACGTCGAGACGGCCTTCCTGGGCAACGCGCCCACCCCATAGCGCTGCCGGCGCGGAGATCCTCATGACCGACATTCCCACCGCCACGGCTGTCGTCGTGACGCCGACCGCGCGCGCCTCCTGGAAGGATCTGATCCCGGTCCTCGCCCTCCTGATCACCGTGGTCGGTCTGCTGTTGGGCGGCGGCAAAATGCTGGGCAAGGTCGAGGACAACACGCGTCGCATCGAGAAGCTCGAAGGCCGCGCCGACACCCGCGACGTCGAGCAGAGCGAGATGAAGGCCAACCTCGCGGCGATCAACGCCAAGCTCGACCTGCTCATCCGCCGCACCCCGAGCGGCCCTGACCTCACCTCCGAAAGGAACACCTATGTCGCTCATCCTCGAGCGGGCGCGCGCTGCGGCGCACGCCTGGTCCGTTCGCGTGGCCGCTATCGGCGCGATGATCTCCGCCGGGCTGGTCGCGATCGATCCTGCCACGCTGCAGGCCGCGTGGCTCGGCATGCCGACCGACGTGCGCGCGCTCTTCCCCGAGCACCTGCAGTCCTGGATCGGGCTCCTGCTGTTCGTCGGCGTGGCGATCGCGCGCATGGTGCCGCAGCCGGCGGCCGCTCATCGGCTCGGCCTGATCAGCTCGGCCGCGCCCGCGCTAATCGTCGGGCCCGTCGCTATCGCGCTGCTCCACCACTTCGAGCGCTGCCGCCTGGCCGCGTATCTCTGCCCGGCCGGCAAATGGACGATCGGCTGGGGGATGACCTATTATCCCGACGGCCGGCGGGTGAAGGCGGGCGACCGGATCACCCAGGAGCAGGCCGACGCGATGTTCGCGCAGCTGCTCGCGCGCGACTTCGCCGCACCGGTGATGGCGGCGATCGGCCGCACGCCGGTCACCGCGGCGCAGTTCGGTGCGATGGTCGCGCTGGCGTACAACATCGGCATGGGCGCCTTTCGCAAGTCGTCCGTGCTGCGCCTTCACCGCCTCGCGCAGATCGACGCGGCCGCGCGTGCCTTCGCGCTCTTCAACAAGAGCAACGGCCAGGTCTCGTCCGGCCTGGTCCGCCGACGCGCCGCCGAGGCAGCGCTCTATCTGAGCAACTTCGCTGAGCTGAAGGCGCAGACCTTCGGCGAGGTGACCGCGTGAGCTTAGGCGCGGCGCTCGCGCTGCTGCGCCGCTTCTGGCCTGCGCTGCCGATCGGCGCGCTGGCGATCGCCGTCCTCTTCCTGCGCGCCCAGCTCGTCGACGCACGCCATGACCTGGAGCGCGAGCGCAGTGAGGCCAAGTTCGCAACCGAGAAGGCCTCACGTGAGCGCGCCGAGCTGGTCGCCGCGAACGCGCAGCGCGAGGCGAAGGCGACGTCGACCTTCGCGGACCGGCTCGCCGTGCGATCGCCGCTCATCATCCGCTCAACCGACACCGTGAGGGAATATGCCCAGACTGATGCTGGCCGGGCTCTGTGCCTTGGCCCTGACCGCGTGCGCGCCATCGATGCGCTCGATGCCGCCCGTCCCGGTGCGAGTGAGGCCGCCGGCGGCAGCGCTCGAGCCGTGCAGCCTCTCGCCGGTGACGCGGCAGCCCGACGGTAGCGCCACCTCGGCCGATGCCGAGAGCACGATCCGCAACCGCGGCTTCGATCTGTGGAGCTGCGACGACAAGCGGCAGCTCCTGATCGACGCATGGCCCGACACCAGCCTGCCGCAGACCTTCCGCGAGCTGCTCCAGGCGAAGTGATCGCCGGCCGCCGACCACCTGAACAACTGCCGGGCGATCCGGCTCTCTCATCGGGAGACCTCTCATGACCTCGACCACCGCAGCCGGCACCGGCATCGCCATCTCGGCTGGCACGCTCGCCAGCTTCGACGCCGCAGGATTCGCCGCGCTTTCCTACACCGAGATCGGTGGCGTCGATAAGATCGGCCCGATTGGCGGTACCTTCGGCAAGACCGAGTTCCAGCCGCTCAAGGGCGCCAAGGACAAGCTGAAGGGCACTGCCGATTACGGCGCTCTCTCTTTGTCGATGGCCTATGACGAGGGCGACGCCGGCCAGTCGTTGCTGCGCGCTGCGGGTGATGACACCACCCAGCGCCTCTACCCGGTGCGGGTGACCTACCCGACGGGTGCCATCCGCTACCTGCGCGCGCGCGCTTTGGCGCTCAAGAGAGCGTTGACGGCGCCGAGGCGGTGCTCATGACCAACGCGGTGGTCGAGATCTGCTCGAAGCCGGTGAAGGTGGCAGGATCGGGGACCCCCGCACCGTCTCCCTCTCCTTACCTTCAGATCTCGTCGTCGGTGGCGAAGCCGGAGGGAGCGGCAGGTGCGAGCACTGCTTTCGTTTACACGCTCACGCTGGTCCGCGACGGCTCGACCGCCGCATATCCCTTCACATGGGCAGTCACGGGCTCGGGATCGAACCCGGCCAACGCGGCAGACTTCGGCGGCACGCTGCCGTCGGGTAGCGGCACCTTCGCGTCAAACGAGACGACCAAGACCATCACCGTCCTGGTGAGCGGCGACGCGACGGTCGAACCGGACGAGCAGTTCCTGGTGACGGTCACGGCATCGGCGACCGGGCTGTCGCCTGTCAGCTCCACCGGCACGATCCAGAACGACGATGTGTCAGCAACCCCCATGCCGACCATTTCGATCTCGAACCCGGTCAGCAAGGCGGAAGGCAACAGCGGAACGACGAGCTTCGATTACACGATCACGCTCAATCGTGATGGATCAACCTCTGCCTATTCGTTCACCTGGGCCGTGACCGGCAGCGGTTCCAACCCGGCCAACGCATCTGATTTCACCGGCGGCACGTTCCCGTCGGGGTCGGGCACGTTCGCAGCCGGCGAAACGACCAAGACGATCTCGGTTCCTGTCGCAGGCGACACCACGGTCGAGCCCGACGAGCAGTTCGTCTTGACCGTCAGTGTGACGAACGTCGGCACCGTGACGTCGCCCGGCACCATCCTCAACGACGACGTGTCGTCGGGCGTGCCGCCTTCGTCCGCGATGCTGGCGCGATATCGCGCCGATCAGCCGTCGACCGTCACCCAGGATAGCAGCAACCTCATGTCGGCCTGGGCGGACGTCAACGGCAGCGGCGTCAATCTCGCGCAGGCGTCGGGTACGGCCAAGCCGCTCTACGTTGCCGATAGCGGCGATGGTCAGCCGTGCGTTCGCTTGGATACCGGCAAGATCATGCGGTACACCGCGGCCAGCACGACGCAGGCAGAAGACGCGTTCATCATGGTCGTTCGCCTCGGCGATTATGCAACCGGCGCTGACTCGCTGTTCGCTCGTGGTGGTGGCCCTGGCATCTCAGATACCCAAACCAACTGGCAGCAGGGCAACAGCAACGACGGTCAGGGCGCTATCCGCAACGCTGACCCGGTGGTCCGCAACAAGTGGGTCATCCTGTCCGGCCGTCGATCCGCCGTGGTGAACTATTATCCGGGCGGTGGTGGCAACACCGGCACCATGGAGCTGCGAGAGAACGGCGCGATCATCAAGCGCGTGGTGCATAATGTCGGCGACGTTACCGCCACTGTTCTTTCGATCGGTCAGGCCTCGGGCCGTGTCGAGATCAAGGAAGCAATCTGGTTCAACCGCTACATCACCGACAACGAATTGCTCGCGATGGAGGATGAGCTCAACGCCCGCTACAATGTCTATGGGAACGTCGCCCTGCGGCGCACCCTGACCCACGGCGTACAGCGTTGGATGACGAAGACCGGCGCGTCCGCTCCTGCTAGCAGCAAGCCGCTGCATGTGCTCTTCGGGCAGTCGAACGCAATGGGCGAAGGCTTGGTGCAGGATGTGTCGGGCTTGCCAGCTTCGGTCCAGGGGCCGATCGCCAACGGGCTCATCTGGAACCCGACCAACAACGCCTTCGAGAACCTGCAGGCCGGCGTGAACAATCGCCCCAACAGCACGCCGGCGGCACCGCTCATCAAGCATGGTATCGAATTGTCGCTGATGCGCGATCTCTCGATCGATTTCGGATTCGGGTACCTGGTGAAGAGCGGCGTTGGCGGCACGGCGCTATACGATCGGTGGAAGCCAACCCTGCAGCAGACGAACAACCTGTGGCGGTCCTTTGTCGATCAGGTCGAGAATGCTCGCAACCGCGCCGGCTATGACAGCGGGGTAAACCTCACGCTTGGCTATGGCATCTGGTATCAGGGGGAAGCCGATGCGATCCTGAGCCAGGACGCGCGGGACACGTATGCGGTGAACGAGCGCGAAATGCTGGCGACCACCCGTTCGTTCCTGTTCGGGGGGTCGGCGCTCAAGTACATCGTTCCGAAGATCAAGGACGGCAGCCCGGTCGCAGCCAACTACCAGGCCATCACCGATGCGAAGCTGTCGAACGTCGGCGTCATCCCCGACTACCAGGTCATCGAAGGCTGGGAGAGCAGCGCAGGCGTCTCGGGGCCGCACGGCAACAGCACATCGATGCTGAAGCTCGGCAACACCGTCGCGGGCCTGATCGGCGCGACGACAACCACCCCCGTCGCTTGATCGTCATTGCGACCAAAGCCATAATTTTTATCTATCGAGTTTAGGGCGTCGCAGCTGACGATCGTGGGGTATCGCCCGGGTATCGAGCCTGGCCGAGCCTTCGTAAATGATGGATTTCCGCAGGTCCGTCAGCACTGAGGCGGAGGGCCCCTCCGCCTCAATGACCGAGATTGGTGGTTAGCGAACGTTCGCGGGATCGCATGATCGAGGTCCGCTAGAGACGGATGCGACGCCGTGCCGGACGGATCAGGCAGGGAAATGAATTCCGCACAATTTGTTGCCGTCAGGGTCACGAAAAT includes:
- a CDS encoding lysozyme, with the protein product MSLILERARAAAHAWSVRVAAIGAMISAGLVAIDPATLQAAWLGMPTDVRALFPEHLQSWIGLLLFVGVAIARMVPQPAAAHRLGLISSAAPALIVGPVAIALLHHFERCRLAAYLCPAGKWTIGWGMTYYPDGRRVKAGDRITQEQADAMFAQLLARDFAAPVMAAIGRTPVTAAQFGAMVALAYNIGMGAFRKSSVLRLHRLAQIDAAARAFALFNKSNGQVSSGLVRRRAAEAALYLSNFAELKAQTFGEVTA
- a CDS encoding sialate O-acetylesterase yields the protein MTNAVVEICSKPVKVAGSGTPAPSPSPYLQISSSVAKPEGAAGASTAFVYTLTLVRDGSTAAYPFTWAVTGSGSNPANAADFGGTLPSGSGTFASNETTKTITVLVSGDATVEPDEQFLVTVTASATGLSPVSSTGTIQNDDVSATPMPTISISNPVSKAEGNSGTTSFDYTITLNRDGSTSAYSFTWAVTGSGSNPANASDFTGGTFPSGSGTFAAGETTKTISVPVAGDTTVEPDEQFVLTVSVTNVGTVTSPGTILNDDVSSGVPPSSAMLARYRADQPSTVTQDSSNLMSAWADVNGSGVNLAQASGTAKPLYVADSGDGQPCVRLDTGKIMRYTAASTTQAEDAFIMVVRLGDYATGADSLFARGGGPGISDTQTNWQQGNSNDGQGAIRNADPVVRNKWVILSGRRSAVVNYYPGGGGNTGTMELRENGAIIKRVVHNVGDVTATVLSIGQASGRVEIKEAIWFNRYITDNELLAMEDELNARYNVYGNVALRRTLTHGVQRWMTKTGASAPASSKPLHVLFGQSNAMGEGLVQDVSGLPASVQGPIANGLIWNPTNNAFENLQAGVNNRPNSTPAAPLIKHGIELSLMRDLSIDFGFGYLVKSGVGGTALYDRWKPTLQQTNNLWRSFVDQVENARNRAGYDSGVNLTLGYGIWYQGEADAILSQDARDTYAVNEREMLATTRSFLFGGSALKYIVPKIKDGSPVAANYQAITDAKLSNVGVIPDYQVIEGWESSAGVSGPHGNSTSMLKLGNTVAGLIGATTTTPVA